The DNA sequence CATCCAATGGAAAGCGCCAGATGATGACGGCAACAGCGAAACTCACAATGACGGCAGGCACGACATAGATGAACCGCAATTGGTCGAGAACTTCCTGGGAATTCTCACCCTTGGCGACAAAACCTGCCTGATCCAAAAGAAAGAAGCCGATGAAAATAGCAAACGCCGCACCAATCTTGTTGGTGCTGGTCAGGAGAGAATAAAAAAGCCCCGTCCGCTGGAGGCCTGAGTCAACGGAGTCATGATCTGCAACATCTGCCATGATTGATCGGTAAAGAAATGGTCCCGCTGCCATGTTGAAACCGAAGACGACCCAACAAATGAGCGCGATCAGCGCATTACCTTCTGGAATAAAGAAGATCAGCGGTATGGTGACACCGCTAAAAATCGCTGAGTAGGCCGTAGCTTTGTGTTTCCCAACACGCTCAGACAGCTTGATCCAAATAGGTATGCAAAAAACACCTGCAAGGAAATACGCAAGCAGCAATATCCCAGAAAGAGCCGCGAGCTTCAGAGTGTCCTCAACCAGGAAGATAAAGAGGCTTGCAACAAGACCGCCACCAATGCCCCCCAGCAAGTCGCATATCAGCACGATCCGCAAAGGACGGTTGCGACTTAACACACGGATGGTTTCGGCAACCGGCACATGCTCAGGACGTGGTGTCTCTCTTTCCCCAACAAACCTCGTCGCAACAAACACCATGATGGGCAGCAGGATAATAACAAACCACCCCATCGCAGCCACACGAGCATGATCAAGATCATCCGGCTGCATCTGTTCAATGACGATGGGCAGGCTGAGAACTGCAACCATGCCAAGAATGAGAGCAATCTCGCGCGCGCCCTGCACCCTCGACCGCTCATTGTAAGACGGGGTCAATTCAGCGCCCCAGGACATGTGCGAAATGGTGAGAAGCGTCCACCCGATGTAGAGCACAACCATCCAGCCCAGTAGGTAGGCAGCGCCAACAACCTCAAAGGGTGGAATGAAAATCATGTAGACCGAGACCATGACGATCGGAACAGACGCGACAATCCAATGTCGCCGCCGCCCCCACTTGGTCTCAAAGCGGTCTGACAACACGCCCAAAACCGGGTCTGTGAACACATCCCAGAAACGAATAAGCAAAAACAAGACGCCAATGAAGGTGAGTTCAAGGCCTGTAATTTTCGCGTAAAATGGTGGGATGTGAACCGCAAGCGGGAGCCCAAGCGCAGCGATCGGTGCTGCCGGCAGTGCAAACGCAAACAACGTTGACCTTTTAAGCACGTCATCGCGCTGAGTGGCCTCGTCTGCCATCCAGTCTCCTCCCTGAATTTTGTGGCCGGCTCTTCTGGCCGACTGAATATCTTTGACTTAACTATATGCGCAACCGGCTGCGTCGCGCCAGCAAATGCGGACAACACTGTCGTGATACCTAGTGAGGCTTGTCACAGGCGCTGAAAGCACGCCAAAAGGCTGGAATTTGTCCCCTTCTGAGGCTAGGGTACGGCCAAATTTGACACTGGCGGAATCGCACCGCCACAACAGAGTGGGTCTCATGGCGAGCGGCACAAATATCCCCAAATTTCGTAATGATACAGGCGTAAGCGAAATCCGCATTGGCGCAAGAGAGTTCAAATGTGTGGGCGCGACACCTCCAAATGATCATCCCCATGTCTTCCTCGACATGGGTGACGAGGTAGAAATCATCTGTCCCTATTGCTCTACTCTCTACAAACATGATGCGTCATTGAAGATCGACGAGGCGTCACCAGCAGAAGCCGCCTGGCAGGAAGCGTCCTAACCCCACAGAAAGACAAAAGTCTTTCAACATCCATCAAACGCCTGCGCGGTGATCCGAATTCACTGCTAGCCGTCATCTTACAACCTCTGTTGCAAGCAATAAACTTTACAGACTTTGGATTTAAAGTTTTGTGCTTGTGAGGTGAAAGGTGAAGTTTGAGAAGCCTCAACACCTTCCAATTGGACAGGTTTTAAAGGCTGACATGATGTCGCGGGAAAACTCCACCACCAACCTCCTTGGGTACAACCTGCTCGCGACAACAATTTTGATTGCCGTATTAGTGGTAGGATCATTTTTCGTCAGCAAAAGTGCGATCCATTCCCAGCATACGTTTGCAAATTACGCCAATGCAATTAGCGCGTTGCTTGAATCATTGCAGCATACAGAACTCAACCTGCTTACTGAAAGCCTCGACATTGCCGGGAAAGACGAACATTCCCCAAAGGCCCACTTTCACGAGAGCTTGAAAATATTTGCCACAATTCGCGCGCGTGATCCCGATGGCGAAGCACAGGAAGGCACCTCTTCAGGGAAAGAAACCAAACACGTGCCGCAAATTCACGACACGTTGAGTGTTCAAGAATCCGACATCCAGTCCATTATCGAGAAATTTGGACTTACAGACGAAATGCCGGACGCACTAGCGGCTCTATGGGAGTCAGAGGTAAACCCGCTAAGCCAGACGAATACGGGAAACAACACAGACATCGCCAATGCAACTACCGAGCCACTCGAAGCACTCATTGGCCGAGCCATCATGGTCGCCGCACCAATTTTTTTGGACAAAACCTCGCCGGAAGAACGAGCAGATCGGGTTTTGCAATTCGAGACGCTCATGCATGCGCGCGTTGAACCACAGGCAAGAGAGATACTGGCCCAGTTACGTACGCTTACGAGAGAGAGCCAGGCTTGGTCCGAATCCGTCCTCCTTACGGTAGCTATAGTTGGCGTCGCTATAGTGGGTTTCATACTTTTTGGAATATTCCGACCACTTGAAAAACAAGTCGCTAGGGATAGAGAAAAAATTCAAGCTGCAAGAAGAAAAGCTGAAGCAGCTGATCATGCAAAGTCAGAATTTCTCGCCAACATGAGCCACGAAATACGAACACCGATGAACGGTGTCTTAGGCATGGCTGAGCTGCTGCTCATGACCGAGGTGAATGCTGTTAAAAAAAATTATGCGCAAACCATATTGCAATCCGGCAACGCCCTACTAACAATCATCAATGACATTCTAGACTTCTCCAAAATCAACGACGGCAAGCTCGAACTTGACAGCGCTCCATTCAGCCTACGCTCTCTGGTTGCCGATGTGACGGCACTCGTACAACCAACGACCGACGCAAAAGATCTGGAATTCACATCTCGCATACATCCAAAATTGCCCGAACAATTCGTCGGTGACGCTGGACGCCTGAGACAGATTCTTGTGAATTTCGTAGGCAACGCCGTGAAGTTCACCGACGAGGGGCATGTCACAATAAACATAACCGGGACAACCGACAGCGACCTTTCGCAGATAAGGATAGAAGTTGAAGACACAGGTATTGGCATCCCCGAAGATCGCCTCAGTGCCATTTTCGAAAAATTCAACCAAGTAGACAATACAGGTTCGCGCGAGTTTGAAGGAACCGGGCTAGGCCTCACAATCTGTCGCATGTTAGTCGAAAAAATGGGGGGGTCTATTCAGGTCGAAAGTACGCTTGGGCACGGGTCAAGTTTCGCATTTGAAATCGAGTTACCCGTTTACACTGGTGCGGGCACAGATTGCACCAGTGTCACCAAGACTTCTGACACCAAACTGGGAGCCTCTGAAAAGGCCATACCAAGCGCATTTGAGACAGAACGCGAGTTTCCCCGTTTAGGTAATAGCCTCGAGGGAGACCACAGCGGTCACCGTGTCCTGGTGGTGGAAGACAATACCGTCAATCAGAAAGTCATCGGCGCGTTTCTTGAAAGCCTCAATATTAGCTTCACAATTGTAGAGAACGGCCATCAGGCATTGGTATTTTTGGACGAACATCAGCCCGATCTCGTATTCATGGACATGTCAATGCCAGTGATGAATGGAATAGACGCCACAGCTGAAATACGTCGCTGTGAAGAGACGACCGGGAGGCACACAATTGTTGTCGGCCTTACAGCAAATGCAATCAAAGGCGATCGCGAGAAATGCATTGCAGCAGGTATGGACGACTATCTCTCCAAACCAATTGATCTGGCAAAACTAGACGCCTGTCTGCAAACCTGGCTGCAGCCACAGGAAGCATTATTGGACGAGCAAGCTGCAGGCTAATGCACAAAGCACCTGCAACCTCACACAGTCTCCAAACCAAACACCCGCCGAGCATTGCCACTGAGAAAGAGCTCCCTGCCCTCATCTGACAGGCCAAGCGCATCCAGATGTTTAAGACACCGGCTTGGGGAAAGCATCGGCCAGTTTGTGCCAAACATAACGCGTGACTGTCCAGGCCCCTTCATGAACTTCACAAAATCTTCCGGCAATCGGTGCACCGCATAAGCCGATGTGTCTGCGTACAGGTTGGGATATTTGAGGCTGAGGGAGACCAGCTCATCAATCCACGGGAACCCGACATGTCCGCCGACTACTTTCAGATCAGGGAAGTCCAGCAGCACATCGTCCAGATAGGGAATGAGGCGGCCTGGTTCTGAACGGCAAAGCGGTCCCGTATGTCCAATCTGCGTACAAAAGGGCACACCTGCTTCAACGCACGCCACATAGATTGGATAAAACCGCCGATCATTTGGCGGCAGGTCCAACAGCCACGGAACGAGACGCACGCCGACAAAGCGCTCGCCATCCACCCAACGGCGGATCTCACGGACGGCTTCGACGGGATTGTTGATATCAACGGTCGCCAATCCGCGAAACCTGTCTGGCGCCGCATCAATCGATTCCGCAACCTCTTCATTGCTGATCAAAGACCCTTCCGGTCCCTGCCAAGCAGATAGGAACATAATATCTACATCTGCCGCATCCATCGCGGCGAGGGTTCCGGCAACATCTGGCGTCGACCGATCACCAGGCCGTCCTGTCCACCGCAACAGCGTGTCCATCCACGGTCGGTCCGCCATGCGTTGAGTCGTTATCTGAGACCAAACATCTATCGCACCCATTTGCATTCTCCATTTACTTCACTAGTGAAGTTTATATAGGAAAGTTGGGCGATCCTGACAAGGGGTTTATGATAGCGGCATGTCAGCACATGAAGAACGACTCTATTTCCTGCTACAGGTCGCAGCTCACCGCCTAAAAACCGAAGCAGACAATGTATTGATGGATGTCGCCGGCCTCACCACCGCGCAGGTCGCAGTCCTCAACCTCATCGCCTCATCTACACAAGTGAGGCAAAGGGATCTCGCTCGACGCCTTAAACAAAACGAGTCAGCCATCACCGCTATGATAACGCGGTTGACCAAAGCTGACCTTGTTGCCCGCCGCCGCAGCGACACCGACGCGCGCACCTGGTTACTGGAACTGACAGACAATGGAAAGAAAACGCTGAAACGCGCAGAAAAACCTTTTAGGGACATCAATGCGCGTTTGGACGAAGCATTGGGAACAAAAGCCACCGCAGACATGGCCAAACACCTCGCTGCGATCACTGAGGAATTCTCAAAAGGCGACTAACGTCCTTCCCCCCTCCAAAATCAAAAAGGTTGAGTATGTCAACGGCTACCCCTGAGCCTAATGAGTCCAATAAAGACACGGCCAAACATCTGAGCAAAGCAAAGCTATACATGCTGGCGCTCGCCAGCGCGGTGGTTACTGCCAACGCCTACTACATTCACCCAATCATCGCCCGTGTCGCAGAGGACTTCAGTGTAAGCGCTGCCATGATTGGAGCGGTGCCTGCTCTCAACCAAATCGCTCTGGCGCTCGGCATACTTCTTCTGTTGCCGCTCGGCGATCGGGTAAGCAATAGACGGCTCACTTCAATATTCGTCGCCGGACAATTCTGCGGCATCCTCGCCATGGCCCTAGTGCAGGATTTCAGGCTGTTCATCGCAGGCTCAACAATCCTCGGATTTTTCACCATCGCGCCCTATCTGCTTCCAGCCTACGTGTCGAAGCGCGTCAAACCGTCTGAGCTCGGCCATGCTACTGGCATTCTGACCGCAGGTATTATCGGCGGCATCCTCCTGGCGCGGGCAGGCGCCGGGTTTCTAGGTGAGAACTTTGGCTGGCGCACAATTTATTTTGTCGCTGCAACGCTGATGTTGATCGTCTCCATCGCCCTCCCTTTCATCATGGAAGAACGCGAACATCAAACATCGGCGCGTCAGTCCTACGGAAAATTGATCTTTTCCATCCTCCCGATCATCAAGGCGCACCCGGACATTATTCGCGCCGGCGCCATCCAGGCGTTGAGTTTCGGCATTTTTCTAGCTGTCTGGTTAGGACTGGGGCTTCACCTAACCAGCCCCGAAATGGGCTATGGCGTCGACACGGTGGGGTTTCTCGCCGCAATTTCAGCTCTCAATCTAGTGACCACGCCGCGCATGGGGGCATGGGCTGACAAGGTCGGTGCCTATAAAGCCCGTACCATCCTCGCAGCAATACAGCTGGCGGGCGTAGCCTCGCTTTTTGTATTTGGCAACAACCTCTGGCTTCTCATGATCCCACTGATCACGATGAATCTTGTAGGCCCCGTCATCGACATTACCGGACGCATGACTTTCCTCAACCAGGACGCAGCGGTAAGAACCCGACTGATGACCGTCTACATTTTTCTGATGTTCCTGGGCGGCGGCATGGCCAGCTGGGCAGGCACCGTCGCCTATGACTGGGCCGGTTGGACCGGCAATGTCACCTTCGCGTTCGTTATGTCCGTCCTAGTGCTCTCTCTATCAGCGTGGAGCTATAGAAAGAAAGACGGACATTCAAAATAGAGGGCCGAATTGGGTAGGCCACCTCTATTGACCGCCCACCCAGATAGGAGAAGACCAGGCCATTTCCGTGCTCGTGCTCGGCAGGTCTTCAGGCGGCGTTTCACCCAACCGCAACGCATCATAGGTAGACCAACGACAGGTCGGGTTCTGAATCACACGGGCGTAGTAAAACGCGCGCTGACCCGCATCATAATCAGGGTCTTGCCAAACAGTTTGTAGAAGCTGCGCGCCATTATCCGCGTCGAAAGCACAATTTGTGAGATCAACGGCCGCATCGGTGGCAGGACATCGTCCAGTCGTTTCATCGACAACGCGTCCATTGCTGCACGCAACGTCAAAGACCACCTCATTCACATCCCCATCTTCTACCCAGCCTTTGATGATCTGCACGCGATCTAACGGCGCATTTAAAGGATCCTGCAAAGCATGCACGTAAAATGCAGGCGTCTCGCCTTCAGTTGGCCGCAGCATGCCACCCATTGGCACGCCCTGCTGGTAGGCAATCTCAACCGGGTTCTCCGCTACGAGTAAACTGTCTTCATAAGCGGGTCCGCCGAAGAAACGCAGACGAATACGTGTACCACTGGTGGCATAAACTTCCTTACGCTCCATTGCATCAAACAGAGCATCACGGGTGTTCTCGCGCGCCCAAACCACAGCAAGTCCACCAGGGTTTTGGACCGTGGCTGCAGCACCACCCCG is a window from the Rhodobiaceae bacterium genome containing:
- the uidB gene encoding glucuronide carrier protein codes for the protein MADEATQRDDVLKRSTLFAFALPAAPIAALGLPLAVHIPPFYAKITGLELTFIGVLFLLIRFWDVFTDPVLGVLSDRFETKWGRRRHWIVASVPIVMVSVYMIFIPPFEVVGAAYLLGWMVVLYIGWTLLTISHMSWGAELTPSYNERSRVQGAREIALILGMVAVLSLPIVIEQMQPDDLDHARVAAMGWFVIILLPIMVFVATRFVGERETPRPEHVPVAETIRVLSRNRPLRIVLICDLLGGIGGGLVASLFIFLVEDTLKLAALSGILLLAYFLAGVFCIPIWIKLSERVGKHKATAYSAIFSGVTIPLIFFIPEGNALIALICWVVFGFNMAAGPFLYRSIMADVADHDSVDSGLQRTGLFYSLLTSTNKIGAAFAIFIGFFLLDQAGFVAKGENSQEVLDQLRFIYVVPAVIVSFAVAVIIWRFPLDEKTQVANRKVLEQRAIDAAAAAIIDVTGEPSDAQSSGPQPSGAGGN
- the yusO gene encoding putative HTH-type transcriptional regulator YusO, coding for MSAHEERLYFLLQVAAHRLKTEADNVLMDVAGLTTAQVAVLNLIASSTQVRQRDLARRLKQNESAITAMITRLTKADLVARRRSDTDARTWLLELTDNGKKTLKRAEKPFRDINARLDEALGTKATADMAKHLAAITEEFSKGD
- a CDS encoding zinc-finger domain protein; this encodes MASGTNIPKFRNDTGVSEIRIGAREFKCVGATPPNDHPHVFLDMGDEVEIICPYCSTLYKHDASLKIDEASPAEAAWQEAS
- the rpfC gene encoding sensory/regulatory protein RpfC, which codes for MKFEKPQHLPIGQVLKADMMSRENSTTNLLGYNLLATTILIAVLVVGSFFVSKSAIHSQHTFANYANAISALLESLQHTELNLLTESLDIAGKDEHSPKAHFHESLKIFATIRARDPDGEAQEGTSSGKETKHVPQIHDTLSVQESDIQSIIEKFGLTDEMPDALAALWESEVNPLSQTNTGNNTDIANATTEPLEALIGRAIMVAAPIFLDKTSPEERADRVLQFETLMHARVEPQAREILAQLRTLTRESQAWSESVLLTVAIVGVAIVGFILFGIFRPLEKQVARDREKIQAARRKAEAADHAKSEFLANMSHEIRTPMNGVLGMAELLLMTEVNAVKKNYAQTILQSGNALLTIINDILDFSKINDGKLELDSAPFSLRSLVADVTALVQPTTDAKDLEFTSRIHPKLPEQFVGDAGRLRQILVNFVGNAVKFTDEGHVTINITGTTDSDLSQIRIEVEDTGIGIPEDRLSAIFEKFNQVDNTGSREFEGTGLGLTICRMLVEKMGGSIQVESTLGHGSSFAFEIELPVYTGAGTDCTSVTKTSDTKLGASEKAIPSAFETEREFPRLGNSLEGDHSGHRVLVVEDNTVNQKVIGAFLESLNISFTIVENGHQALVFLDEHQPDLVFMDMSMPVMNGIDATAEIRRCEETTGRHTIVVGLTANAIKGDREKCIAAGMDDYLSKPIDLAKLDACLQTWLQPQEALLDEQAAG
- a CDS encoding putative transporter — encoded protein: MSTATPEPNESNKDTAKHLSKAKLYMLALASAVVTANAYYIHPIIARVAEDFSVSAAMIGAVPALNQIALALGILLLLPLGDRVSNRRLTSIFVAGQFCGILAMALVQDFRLFIAGSTILGFFTIAPYLLPAYVSKRVKPSELGHATGILTAGIIGGILLARAGAGFLGENFGWRTIYFVAATLMLIVSIALPFIMEEREHQTSARQSYGKLIFSILPIIKAHPDIIRAGAIQALSFGIFLAVWLGLGLHLTSPEMGYGVDTVGFLAAISALNLVTTPRMGAWADKVGAYKARTILAAIQLAGVASLFVFGNNLWLLMIPLITMNLVGPVIDITGRMTFLNQDAAVRTRLMTVYIFLMFLGGGMASWAGTVAYDWAGWTGNVTFAFVMSVLVLSLSAWSYRKKDGHSK
- a CDS encoding amidohydrolase — encoded protein: MGAIDVWSQITTQRMADRPWMDTLLRWTGRPGDRSTPDVAGTLAAMDAADVDIMFLSAWQGPEGSLISNEEVAESIDAAPDRFRGLATVDINNPVEAVREIRRWVDGERFVGVRLVPWLLDLPPNDRRFYPIYVACVEAGVPFCTQIGHTGPLCRSEPGRLIPYLDDVLLDFPDLKVVGGHVGFPWIDELVSLSLKYPNLYADTSAYAVHRLPEDFVKFMKGPGQSRVMFGTNWPMLSPSRCLKHLDALGLSDEGRELFLSGNARRVFGLETV